In Caballeronia sp. NK8, the DNA window CGGCATGAACGGCCATAACACCAATGGCGGCGCATACGACTTCACGAGTCCGCAGACGCAGCTTGCGCAGCTTCAGGAACTGGGCGCAACGATCTATCGCAACGACGTGTACAGCCAGACCTCGGCGAACATGCTCGCCGGCATTGCGAAGACGATGGCGGACGGCGGCGTGATGGTGTATCCGGTGATGCTGCTGACCCTCAACTACGACAGCGAAAGCGACGCCTATAACGCCGGCTACAAGCTCGGCCAGCAGACCGCGAACAGCTATCACTACACGTACTACGAGGTCGGCAACGAACTGGAGGCGAAGGCCCTTAACGGCAACGTCGACGGCACCGTCTGGTATCAGTACGACAACTGGTCGTACATGCTCGCACGCGGCGTGATTCGCGGCATGATCGCGGGCGTGAAGTCGGTCGACGGCTCTGCGAAGATCGTGCTCGGCGGCACATGGCTGCACACCGCCTTCTTCCAGATGCTCGCCGATGGCTCGCAACCCGACGGCACCTGGGGCCATCCGACCGTTAACTGGGACGTCACGTCCTGGCACTGGTATTCGAGCCAGGGCGATATCACCCACGCATGCGGCGGCACGGGCTGCCACGATGTGCTCCAGACGCTGCACGACATGGGCAAGCCGATCTGGATCAACGAGTTCGGCGTGCGTCCGGACTACGGCTCGTACAACCAGATCGCCAGCTACATGACGGGCAACACGATGATGGCGCAATTCGCGAGCGTCGCGTCGAAGTACAACATTCAGTCGATCCAGGCCTTCCAGCTCTACGACGACAGCGAAGGCGACTACGGCCTCGCCGAGGGCGACGGCATCACGAAGAAGGCCGCTTACTGGGCGTACAAGGACTTCGTGCAGAACCACCCGATGTGACGTATCGGCGGTAAGAAACGGAAAGGCGCGCGCTTTAAAGCAGGCGCGCGCACCCGCCGTTATCGCGGTTTGCGAGAACCGGATAACGACGAGGGAAGCCATGCAGATCAACAGTGCGACGACGACTGCCTACACGAGCGCCGATGCGCCTGAATCGCGCCGGCCTGCCCCTGCCGACGCCACGACCGACGACGCCACCTCACAGCCGACCGATGCGCCGTCGTCGATGAAATCCTTCGCATATGGCGCGCTCGGTCTCGAACGTCCCGAAGTGCAGGCGACCGATACGAACGGCTTCTACACCGCAGGCAAATGGGTCGCAGCGGCCGTGACGATTGGCGGCATCGTGTCCCTGTTCGTTTGATGACCGCACTCGTGAATTAATACCTGGAAATAACTTGCCGGATTGGCGCTTTGCTCCGCATATCGAATCGCGGCGCAGCGCGGGAAGATCTCGATGCGCGCTGTCTGCACACGACAGACCGCCTCTTCCCTCGACACTACGCCAAGCCATGCAAGCACACCTCTCACGCACTCCCAGCCTGCTCTCCTTGCGCCGCGCGCTCGTCGCCGTAGCGCTCTTCGTGCCGATGCTGTCCGCCTCCGCCGAGGATCTTCCGGACGTCTGTTCCGCGCTGAAGACCATCGTCGATGCACGCTCGTTCGACACGCTCGCCAAAGACCGCGCGCTGCTGCCAGCCGGTTCGCCCGGCCAGGGCACCTGCAAGGGCAGCGCGCATGCCTATGACTGCCGCTGGCGCGCGCACTGGGGCGCGGATGGCATCGTCGCCGATCCGTTGCAGGAACTGGGCGCGGATATCGCTGCCTGCTTTCCCGATGTGCGTCACGACGTGAACACCGCGACGCGTCAGCATTTCGCGCTGCGCGACACCACTGACAAGCGCGTGACGATGACCGCGACGATCGAAGCGCCGAACACGTTACGCCTGCGCATCGTGCGGTGAATGGGACTGGAAGGCTCATCGTGCGCGCGCTCGTCGCTCTCGGCGCTGGCGCGCTTTCAGGCTGCACCTGGACCCTGATCACGGCAGCCGATGCCGCGGGCTCTCTGGTGCAGGCTGGCTTCACGGTCGCATCGAGCTATTCGTCGCCGACCTCGGTGACGGGCGCGCCCGCCGCGCTGCAATCCGTGTGCATCGAACTGAATCAGACGGTTGCGACCGGCGACTTCGTGCCCGGGCTGCAAGTCGCCTTGCAGCGGCGTGGCGTGAACTCGATGGTCTACAACCCCGGCACGTCGCCGCCCGGTTGCGAGGCGATGCTCGTGTACAACGCGACCACGCGCTGGGACAAGCGCGCGTTCAGCAGCGAGCCGATGTCGTATCTGTCGGCGATCGATCTGACGCTCCTGCGGCAAGGGCAGATTCTCGTGACCGCGCGCTACGACACGAATGGTCTGAACATAGACCGCTTCGCGAGCGCGCGGCAGAAGCTAGACGCGCTGGTCGACCGCATGGTGGTGTCGCGCGCGCCCTGACGCTTTCCTTACCGCATCTTTCCGATGCGATCGCGCGCGTGAAAGCGATGCTAATCTGCCTTCGCTGTAGCTGTTGACCGATCCCTCTTGCGGCTCGCCGGTGTCCTTCTGGCGGGCCGTCTTTTTTTGGAGGTCATGCGAAGGCTTTTCCGTTATCGGCGGGCAATGCTAAAGTTCGGAAAGTGGTCGGACCAGTGAGGCATACCCATGCATGACGAGAGCCAGGAAGACGCGTTGCAGATTGCTGACGCCGTCGCGGGACGCATCGAAGGGCTGATCGTCGACGGCGTGCTGAAACCCGGTCAGGCGCTGCCTTCCGAACGGCGGCTGACAGCGAAGCTCGGCGTGTCGCGGTCCGCCGTGCGGGAGGGGCTGAAGGTGCTGCGCACGCGCGGGATCATCGAAACTTCGCATGGACGCGGCTCGTTCGTCGCCGCGCTGACGACGCAACCCGCGCTCACGCCGATGATGCATCTGCTCGGCTCCCAGCCACGCACGCTCTACGACATTTTCGAAGTGCGCGAAATGCTCGAAGCCGAATCCGCGCGTCTTGCCGCGCTGCGCGGCACGCAGGCGGATTTCGCGCTCATCACCCGCCGATACGAGGAAATGCTCGCGGCCAACGCAAGCGACGTAGCCGAATCGACGCGCGCGCGGCTCGACTATAACTTTCACCTGTCGATCAGCGAGGCATCGCACAATCCCGTGCTCGTGCATACGCTGAGTTCGCTCACGGATCTGCTGCTGAGTTCGGTCTTCGCGTCGGTCAACAACCTCTACCATCGCGAGGCGCAAAAGCGCGTCATCGACAAGCAGCACGCGCGTCTCTACAAGGCCGTGCTCGGCAAGCAGCCGGAGCAGGCGCGCAAGGCCGCGAGCACGCATATCACCACGACGACCGCCTGCATGCGGGAAATCGAGGCGGAGGAGCAGCGTCTGGTGCGGGCTACTCTGCGTCTGAAGGGCTGGCAGTGATCCAGCGCCGCGCCCGAGCGCACGGACGTGCACAAGCCGGCGCGCCCTCGCCGACATTGATTCGCGCGGAAAACGCCTCCTGGCACGACAAAAAGAAGTGGTAGGACCAGTGGTTCGACGTCTCGACAGTCTCTTACTGGCACGGAACAATGCGCTCCAGCAAAGCCAGTAGCGGCGACAAGCCGCACGATTCAGGAGACTTCACGATGAACCCGCACACCCCGACTCTCACTGCCACCACGGCGCCAGACAACGCGACCTACGCGAAAGTGACCTGGCGTCTCTTGCCCTTTCTTTTCATCTGCTATGTCGCGGCCTATCTGGATCGCGTCAATGTCGGCTTCGCGAAGCTGCAGATGCTGAGCGACCTGAAGTTCAGCGAGTCGGTGTACGGGCTCGGCGCGGGGATTTTCTTCATCGGCTATTTCCTGTTCGAAGTGCCGAGCAACATCCTGCTGCATCGCGTGGGCGCGCGCGTGTGGATCAGCCGCATCATGGTGACGTGGGCGCTGGTGTCGGCGGCGTCGCTGTTCGTGAAGACGCCAGCGATGTTCTATACGTTGCGCTTCCTGCTCGGTGTCGCCGAAGCCGGGTTCTTTCCCGGCATCGTGCTCTATCTGACCTACTGGTATCCGTCGACGCGACGTGGCCGCATGAACGCGCTCTTCATGATCGGCATTCCGGTGGCGGGCGTGGTCGGCGGTCCGCTGTCGGGCTGGATCATGCAGGCGTTCAACGGCGTCCACGGGCTGTCGAACTGGCAGTGGCTGTTCCTGCTCGAAGCGCTGCCGTCGCTCGTGCTCGGCATCCTCACGCTGTTCATGCTGCCGAACGGGATTCGCGCGGCGTCGTGGCTGAACGAGCAGGAGAAGCAGCTTCTCGAAGCCAACATCGCACGCGATGAACCGGCCGGCGCGGAT includes these proteins:
- a CDS encoding glycosyl hydrolase, which produces MKNRSFSSLGGLIATAVLMSALLAACGGGSDSDGAADTAATGKSAALPKSTAKSASGNGSIFYGMNGHNTNGGAYDFTSPQTQLAQLQELGATIYRNDVYSQTSANMLAGIAKTMADGGVMVYPVMLLTLNYDSESDAYNAGYKLGQQTANSYHYTYYEVGNELEAKALNGNVDGTVWYQYDNWSYMLARGVIRGMIAGVKSVDGSAKIVLGGTWLHTAFFQMLADGSQPDGTWGHPTVNWDVTSWHWYSSQGDITHACGGTGCHDVLQTLHDMGKPIWINEFGVRPDYGSYNQIASYMTGNTMMAQFASVASKYNIQSIQAFQLYDDSEGDYGLAEGDGITKKAAYWAYKDFVQNHPM
- the glcC gene encoding transcriptional regulator GlcC, with the translated sequence MHDESQEDALQIADAVAGRIEGLIVDGVLKPGQALPSERRLTAKLGVSRSAVREGLKVLRTRGIIETSHGRGSFVAALTTQPALTPMMHLLGSQPRTLYDIFEVREMLEAESARLAALRGTQADFALITRRYEEMLAANASDVAESTRARLDYNFHLSISEASHNPVLVHTLSSLTDLLLSSVFASVNNLYHREAQKRVIDKQHARLYKAVLGKQPEQARKAASTHITTTTACMREIEAEEQRLVRATLRLKGWQ
- a CDS encoding MFS transporter; translation: MNPHTPTLTATTAPDNATYAKVTWRLLPFLFICYVAAYLDRVNVGFAKLQMLSDLKFSESVYGLGAGIFFIGYFLFEVPSNILLHRVGARVWISRIMVTWALVSAASLFVKTPAMFYTLRFLLGVAEAGFFPGIVLYLTYWYPSTRRGRMNALFMIGIPVAGVVGGPLSGWIMQAFNGVHGLSNWQWLFLLEALPSLVLGILTLFMLPNGIRAASWLNEQEKQLLEANIARDEPAGADHSLKSVVSNGRVWRLAAIYFCCMMGLYGVSFYLPTLIKTAGVKNALDVGLFTAIPYAVAIVSMIFVARSSDRRSERRWHLALAGVAAAAGFYASTLHTGNLALALITLSVGTAGVLSMMPVFWTYPSGVLTGAAAAAGIAMINSIGNLAGFVSPSIIGWMKDVTHSTNAGLIVVAGALVVGAVLTLTQRATDASAESSSSEPHRA